Below is a genomic region from Helianthus annuus cultivar XRQ/B chromosome 2, HanXRQr2.0-SUNRISE, whole genome shotgun sequence.
CTTCTTGCTACTCAGGTTTTAATTTTTGAACCTTTTCTTCGTAGTTTTGTTAGGGTTGTGCTAAACGTACCTATCATGGTCCTGGTATTCTTTTATATGTGACTTATATTATAGTTTTTCGACTGACCGGAAGTTATCTGAACTTGCTTAGAAAATATCATTTTGTATGTTTTGCATTTATAAAacaaattgaaaaaaaaagtaTCGAATACGATTAAGTATTTCAACTAGGGTGCAAACGTGCCGAGTCGAGCCAAGCTTGAGcttgaccaggctcgagctcgtttaacttaTGATGGCTTGAGCTAGGTTCGTAGATAGTTTTTCAAACCCGAGCTCAGcttgttttaaatatttattaattaatttatattaattattatcattatttaatatattaattaaaacttATATAAACAGTCGGCTCATTTAGGCTTGCGAGCTGGCTCTAGCTCGATACGTGAAGCTCCGGCTCGTCTCgtaacgagcttgtttttaggcttgGGCTCAAGCTcatttcgagctttttctcgagtcgagctcgagtagctcggctcgtttgcacccctagtttcAACTATTCTTAAAAAATGATTATTGAACGGGCATATATCGTTTCGTGATCATGGTTACCTTGTAAAACTTCAATGTAGCTCTTGGTTTACTGGTCACAACGACTAGTTATTATTACTTATGTGACCGCCACCCAACCGAACGGTTGGACACCGGTTAAGAGATATCCTAGCAACTTAAAAACCGACCCTGGTGGAAAAAAAATCTTGGTTACGCCTCTTACGTACCTCTCTATGCATTTTTACTGGTCATACCCCTTTAAGATGTCAAGTTATTAACATTCTCTGTTTTTCGCACTAAAACACGAAAAAGATCCACTTGATTCGATGTTTTCAAAGAGGAACGAATATACGAGTGAAAAGTAAGGAAGGGTACCTTTAGTCGACCTCTTTTATTAAATTTCACCCATATGTCAGTTAAAGATCAATGTTCCAAGATGCTAAAAAAGAACATTTTTAAGTACAAACAGTCATATTGAGACAAGAAACAAAGCATATTAATGTGTTTCTCTAACTTTGGATTGTTCTGTTTAGAATTATTCTACCACATTTGAATCCATCAACTGTGTTgcatattaaatattttattttaataaaatatgaTCACGCGATCAGTGAACATATTTGAATTGTAAACTAACGATCTGTTTTCGAGATCTAGGATGAAAACGAGTGGACAGTGATCGAGCCATTGCCGTCGTATGGCCGGGGACGCGATGCTGATGGTGGAAGATATATTAGTCTGATATTTGGCACTAATCTCACTGATGTTATAATCACTGGTATATTATATTTTGAGTAATTAACTTTTTTAACATTTGTCTTTGGTTGCAACTTGCAAACTAACAATTGTTattataaaaaatgttaaaagaaTCATTTTTTATTCTGATATTTGATGAGCCTGACAAAATGGGCGGGTCAGGTCAGGTAACGGGTCATATTgggttaggggtgttcaaaaaaactCGCAGCTAATGGCTCACTCGgaaaaagctcggctcgaaaaaagctcaattgtaaacgagccagctcagCTTGGCTCAATTTGTAAATGAGTCAAGCTTGAGCTACGCCGGGCTTGGCTCGTGAGCCGGCGcgaatattttattttatataaataatttttaattttaaatgtaTTTAATAAAAATTTGGTGGGAGTGGGTTGAAGTGTTATCATTTTAAGTTTAATTAATCAATAAGATATAAAAATATgagaaaataaacaaaaattataCAGATAATACTTTTAATATGCCTTTCAGTCTTtaaaatattagaaaaaaaataatacatatagatatatgtgtttttttttgttcttGTTTTTTATGTTATCAATAGttgtaaacaaaataaaaataaaaacgagCCGGCTCGAACATTTTTTTAGCCGAGCTCAAGCTCGACGTTATAGCTCGAAAAGATAAACGAGCTATGAGCCGAGTTGGCTCGTTTAAGTTCGAGCTCGAGCTCAACCTGGCTGGGCTACAGTCATATACTGGTTTCGGGTCTGTTGTTTGACTTTAGTGTTTGGTTTTGAAGGAAACAATGGGACGATTAATGGTCAAGGAAGCCCGTGGTGGGTGAAATATCGCGCAGGCCAGTTAAAGTACACCCGACCATACTTGATTGAACTCATGTACTCAGACGGCATTCAAATATCAAATCTTACTCTGATCGATTCTCCTTCGTGGAATGTTCATCCAATATATAGCAGGTATGGCCGACACACTTTAATCGTGTCGTTTGTGGTTTTCTTTTATAGAATGTTGTCGATTTATTTAGTGTTGTTGATGCAGCAATATAATCATTCAGGGAATTACAATTCTTGCACCAGTTAGATCTCCGAATACTGATGGAATCAACCCCGGTAATGACTTATGTATACTTTGACTTTTTAAGTCAAACTTAACTTATTTTTGAATTGAAATATGTTATGCATTTGATCTCAAATGTCACCCGATCAGATGTTTTTAGAGATGTTTACAACGCGAAGACTACGGATCtcaattttctaaaattttgatcgAGTTAACTCGGATTATTTTCGAAGTCAAACTCAGTACATTTGACTTGAATAATGCTTTGACTTTCGGGATAAAAAAATATGATCTTGGTAAAGTTTGTGACAAATGTTTTTAGTAATTATCTAATTAAATTCTTTTTCTTAAAGTAATGTAAATTAACTAAGCTTAATTTCAAAGTCAAAGAGTAATATGTTTGACTTGAATGAACTTCTGTTCTTCCAGATTCTTGCACAAATACACGAATCGAGGACTGTTACATCGTGTCCGGGGACGATTGTGTAGCAGTGAAGAGCGGTTGGGACGAGTACGGGATTGCGTACGGTATGCCGACCCAACAACTTGTAATCCGACGGCTCACGTGCATTTCACCAACGAGTGCGGTCATTGCTTTAGGAAGTGAAATGTCAGGCGGCATTCAAGACGTCCGAGCCGAAGACATTGTAGCCATCAACTCCGAGTCAGGAGTCCGGATCAAAACCGGGGTCGGAAGAGGCGGGTTCGTGAAGGACGTATACGTAAAAGGGTTCACCATGCATACCATGAAATGGGCGTTTTGGATGACGGGTAACTACGGGTCCCACCCGGATGACAAATGGGACCCGAATGCGATCCCCGTTATCCAAAACATAAACTACCGAGACATGGTGGCGGAAAATGTCACTATGGCGGCTAAATTGGAGGGGATTGCCGGTGATCCTTTTACGGGGATTTGTATATCGAATGTGACTATTGGAATGTCGCAGTTTGCGAAGAAACCGATATGGAACTGTACCGACGTCCAGGGGGTGTCAAGTGATGTGACACCACAGCCTTGTGCCGCCTTGCCGCCGGTAGAGGGTGGAAAAGCTTGTGATTTCCCAGAGGAAAAGTTGCCAATTGAAGATGTTAAAGTTCATATGTGTTATTATAAACCAAAGTACATGTGAAATGTAAACTTTTGATTTTAATATAATGAATTTGATTGTCATT
It encodes:
- the LOC110930169 gene encoding probable polygalacturonase — its product is MELLKNTRNLHGMNQKLVLIIILAFLSTNKVNGRSTTPLHHHHGHHKHIKGYFEYSAITCRAYTASITDFGGVGDGVTSNTKAFQTAIDHLGQLGSVGGGSLLYVPPGRWLTGSFNLTSHFTLFLHQDAVLLATQDENEWTVIEPLPSYGRGRDADGGRYISLIFGTNLTDVIITGNNGTINGQGSPWWVKYRAGQLKYTRPYLIELMYSDGIQISNLTLIDSPSWNVHPIYSSNIIIQGITILAPVRSPNTDGINPDSCTNTRIEDCYIVSGDDCVAVKSGWDEYGIAYGMPTQQLVIRRLTCISPTSAVIALGSEMSGGIQDVRAEDIVAINSESGVRIKTGVGRGGFVKDVYVKGFTMHTMKWAFWMTGNYGSHPDDKWDPNAIPVIQNINYRDMVAENVTMAAKLEGIAGDPFTGICISNVTIGMSQFAKKPIWNCTDVQGVSSDVTPQPCAALPPVEGGKACDFPEEKLPIEDVKVHMCYYKPKYM